In Mycolicibacterium nivoides, the DNA window CGAACAGACACCGGCCCGCTTCATCGCCTTCGACCTGCTCGCGCTGGGTGACGACGACCTCACGGGCCGGCCGTTCGTGCAACGTCGCGCCGCCCTGGTCGACGCGCTGGGTTCGGGTCCGTCATTCCATGTCACCCCGGCCACCACCGATCTGCCGACCGCGCGGCGCTGGTTCGACGAGTTCGAGGGAGCCGGGCTCGACGGGCTGATCGCCAAACCGCTCACGCTCACCTATCAGCCCGACAAACGGGTCATGGTGAAGATCAAGCATCAGCGGACCGCCGACTGCGTGGTCGCCGGCTATCGGCTCCACAAATCGGGCCCGGATGCGGTCGGCTCGCTGCTGCTCGGGCTCTACACCGATGACGGCGAGCTGGCATCCGTCGGCGTCATCGGCGCCTTCCCGATGGAACGACGCCGGGCCCTCTTCACCGAATTGCAGTCCCTGGTCACCGACTTCGAGAATCACCCCTGGAACTGGGCCGCTCAGGTGGCCGCCGACCCGGACCTCGCGCGCAGGTACGGCGGCGGCTCACGCTGGAACGCCGGCAAGGACCTGTCCTTCGTGCCGTTGCGACCCGACCGCG includes these proteins:
- a CDS encoding ATP-dependent DNA ligase encodes the protein MLLPVMPPVSPMLAKPATVIPPDASYEPKWDGFRALVFRDGDEVELGSRNERPMTRYFPELVEAAKAELPPRCVVDGEIVLPTDGGLDFEALQLRLHPAASRVRLLAEQTPARFIAFDLLALGDDDLTGRPFVQRRAALVDALGSGPSFHVTPATTDLPTARRWFDEFEGAGLDGLIAKPLTLTYQPDKRVMVKIKHQRTADCVVAGYRLHKSGPDAVGSLLLGLYTDDGELASVGVIGAFPMERRRALFTELQSLVTDFENHPWNWAAQVAADPDLARRYGGGSRWNAGKDLSFVPLRPDRVVEVRYDHMEGRRFRHTAQFNRWRPDRDPRSCTYAQLDQPVTFRLNDIVPGLLPH